A genomic segment from Mycosarcoma maydis chromosome 13, whole genome shotgun sequence encodes:
- a CDS encoding uncharacterized protein (related to UFD4 - Ubiquitin-protein ligase (E3)), with translation MPVDRSSPTKSSSPSKARSSTRIRATPTSAPSNSQKSPSATAIGAAATDAPTIGSASASSAVASSTLRRSQRLSTATTNADDLSDARSESSFSFNSQLSAPVTPATAISAFASYPPSTSRKFIASSPGRSPTSPSSTLAPPHSTPSRVGAGVSASTSSSLNFAPRPIPAKKRNGKGKGKEKAVTDPSPAPIALSSSPSVSASAKGKRKTSSAPQSATLSALTGESSSKRQKTIPKPTGSSNLSSSSASTSPYSLRSRHKTSTTDASLACIPTMTGANSNASDARSLARASSAKPKTSAPKSKRASASSSTRATRSTQPLECSDASGSLGADEDDDVHMSELGGVHGADASKSHTNAPTGIVEQSSDDNVKNNAADLHIDDEHLNDLEHDEDEDHDENDEDDRDDDDEDDHDDQDQDHDGHLLRSSRAAAVLGTFDDEDEDDDDADADADGDVDGDHPDHAGGVFGLNLRAMAGYMSGLSTKFRSLLSSLRNDMNATTQMVALQELSELLSVSTEDTLAGYFPTDSFVKELVYILGGPKPERNDVGGKSAKIRSVDDDLDDEMKAVLAAAAAAADIEDNGEKMLLACRCLANLIEAMPYAAHSVVASGAIPVLNAKLMEITFIDLAEQVLQTLEKISQDYPSSIVKEGGLSAILQYLDFFNIHIQRTAMNAAANCCRRLTPESLTMVRDAMPIVLNVLTYSDQRLVESACKCVVRIVESYRAHPELLEQLLTGQLLAALNNLLLPASSSTSSNTALGTSVYTDVLKALSTACRSSPRLAVVLLENNIVETLYHLLTGSPAPTDLASGPSTHGVQLEYEPASGPDSAAETAAIAVVSDVDADIAGSSVAVADMAVLQNLAQRPKEQIQEALSLVGELLPPLPRDGVFDPRGYTEKAYLKRVAAKKPSTREGNASSAATPLPPSQTDSEQAPSDVAAPAATGSARPASSRSSSTRSKASRTKSEKEVAREAAQGKRVEMLQSRTDLVKRFAHLVLPTLVEVYAASVALHVRHKAINGILKIISFVDPDSLEEALDKVPLASFLAAILSSRDHPTLVNGALQIVELLTEKLPSVYTPLLRREGVMWEIDDIASQKPSARPANVEKSTGATADTEQSTTAQPYTLSRSGADPSVVDAALDAAGMSLSSSSALARLIAATQGSSQTVLTLDSHGNRVSSSSSSASAFNAQSSTEATDAGIWRARVLRDKFSAEASSSDGAQSAAQALDHIKDLVKRLYAAAAEGKETDAQDVLQQVASLFSRSQDPISSFELLRSGLVESLYSFATLSEGDIPLQRRRSLLFASLMDTDAKTGQNGASVLIRRLQEALSRLENVEIITALSGGSDDMRRTPSAMLGRQLRLRLQAEDSTDIPRSCNNIIVTIHAVATFQSLSDYLRPKIAVSLGASASGSGSGSGPGPGAAGSSASSRLSSVLAAFAAATGSGGFPELSGGSSSSSGKDAHASSSTDKTAVDEADTEAGSSSRTGDAPAGKAGKCKDNSSGKTEQKQNGASSSSTVGKEQEAEAREQARAVARHLFGEGAFPSAATDADGTANNDGNANIAGDNRRSDEELARSLMEGLLQGAEFDDDEGFTDDEGFDEEILQSEIPSDGAGGAADGLATANQIDIGDKTVNLDVEKEGGKIVAKTPEGTRIATPSHGASTPKAADGVGTGTAASGSSTASPTKPSSYASALQKKPSDWHLEFSIGSEKLSVDTTIYGAVHRFESAQARSQNQSSSANAVSSLYSGSRHIWSNVYTVRYKKVPGASAKPAAEPTPEPASAENASVELPGSIKEDAPYAKLLQLLAVLHSLNMEWREASRAGVNGTGAGINDKTMHALSATSALAESVFVNNKLTAKLNRQLEEPMIVASACLPAWSTDLPKFFPFLFPFEARFAFLQSTSFGYARLLTRWQALHSRSQEPGSTSSSRLDDSFGFLGRLQRQKVRISRGNLLASAFKVFELYGSNSSVLEVEYFEEVGTGLGPTLEFYSLVSKEFARRDLKLWRDSRAGGSDADGSAYVFSPLGLFPAPLLADDAKDDDSDDAGSVQKRLQAFRILGQFVAKALLDSRIIDCNFSPVFLRAVLNQHVAPTLATLSRVDATLARSLSAMRKMSAGEIESLGLDFTLPGYESIELHACGRDENVTSANVERYISEVLDMTLHKGIRAAVRAFRQGFNLIFPISAMSSFTADELVMLFGNTEEDWSETTLVASVKPDHGLNADSPTFRDIVAIMASFDVDQRREFLQWLTGSPKLPIGGFSGLHPQLTIVKRPHEAPLTPDDYLPSVMTCVNYLKMPNYSSRDKMRERLQTAMKEGSTSFHLS, from the exons TCTCCTGGTCGTTCGCCGACCTCTCCATCTTCCACCTTGGCGCCTCCTCATTCCACCCCATCCAGGGTCGGCGCTGGCGTAtccgcctccacctcttcgTCCCTCAACTTTGCCCCCAGACCCATCCCCGCAAAAAAACGAAAcggaaaaggaaaaggaaaagaaaaagCCGTCACAGACCCTTCTCCTGCTCCAATCGCTTTGTCCTCGTCCCCCTCCGTTTCGGCATCTGCTAAAGG AAAGCGTAAAACTTCTAGCGCCCCACAATCTGCCACTCTGTCCGCGTTGACCGGCGaatcgagcagcaagcgtcAGAAGACTATTCCAAAGCCAACCGGCTCGAGTAACCTTTCTTCGAGTtccgcctccacctcgccctATTCCCTTCGTTCTCGCCACAAGACCTCCACCACAGACGCTTCATTGGCTTGCATTCCCACCATGACCGGTGCCAACTCGAATGCTTCTGATGCTcgcagcttggctcgagccTCATCTGCCAAGCCCAAGACATCTGCGCCCAAGTCCAAGCGTGCTTCCGCCAGCAGCTCTACCCGTGCCACCCGTAGCACTCAGCCACTCGAGTGCTCGGACGCCTCTGGCTCGCTTGGTGCagatgaggacgacgacgtgcaCATGTCCGAACTTGGCGGCGTCCATGGTGCGGACGCTTCCAAGAGCCACACCAACGCACCCACAGGCATAGTCGAACAATCAAGCGACGACAACGTGAAAAACAACGCTGCAGACCTGCACATCGATGATGAGCACCTCAACGACCTTGAGcatgacgaggatgaggacCACGACGAGAATGATGAGGATGACcgcgacgacgatgatgaggatgatcacgacgatcaagaccaagaccacGATGGTCATCTTCTTCGTTCCTCACGAGCAGCCGCCGTGCTTGGAACGTttgatgatgaagacgaagacgatgacgacgccgacgccgacgccgacggTGATGTTGATGGCGATCACCCCGACCACGCTGGCGGAGTCTTCGGCCTCAACCTGCGTGCCATGGCTGGCTACATGTCGGGCCTCTCCACCAAGTTTCGCAGCCTTCTCTCCTCGTTGCGAAACGACATGAACGCCACGACTCAGATGGTTGCCCTCCAGGAGTTgtccgagctgctcagcgtCAGCACCGAAGACACTCTCGCCGGCTACTTCCCTACCGACTCTTTTGTCAAAGAGCTCGTCTACATTCTCGGTGGACCCAAGCCGGAGCGCAACGACGTTGGCGGCAAATCCGCCAAGATccgcagcgtcgacgacgatcttgacgacgagatgaaggCTGTCCTagctgccgccgctgctgccgccgatATCGAAGACAACGGTGAAaagatgctgcttgcttgccgCTGCCTGGCCAATCTCATCGAGGCTATGCCCTATGCTGCTCACAGTGTCGTCGCCAGCGGCGCCATCCCTGTCCTCAACGCCAAGCTCATGGAGATCACGTTCATTGACCTGGCCGAACAGGTTCTACAGACGCTCGAAAAGATCTCGCAGGACTATCCCAGCTCCATTGTTAAGGAAGGCGGCCTATCTGCGATTCTCCAGTATCTCGACTTTTTCAacatccacatccaacGCACTGCTATGAACGCAGCTGCCAATTGCTGCCGCAGACTCACGCCCGAGTCGCTCACCATGGTTCGCGACGCGATGCCCATCGTTCTGAATGTACTCACCTACAGCGATCAACGCCTCGTCGAGTCGGCATGCAAGTGCGTTGTGCGCATCGTCGAAAGCTACAGAGCACATccagagctgctcgagcagctcttgACCGGTCAACTGCTAGCCGCTCTCAACAATCTGCTCCTGCCAGCCTCTTCGTCCACGAGCTCCAATACCGCGCTCGGCACCAGTGTCTATACCGATGTGCTCAAAGCACTCAGCACCGCCTGTCGCAGCAGTCCACGTCTGGCAGTGGTGCTCCTCGAGAACAATATTGTCGAAACACTCTACCACCTGCTTACTGGCTCCCCCGCTCCTACTGACTTGGCCAGCGGTCCTTCAACTCACGgcgtccagctcgagtACGAGCCAGCTTCTGGTCCGGACAGTGCTGCCGAAACAGCTGCCATTGCTGTTGTGTCagacgtcgacgccgacatTGCCGGCTCTTCTGTCGCCGTGGCTGACATGGCCGTGTTGCAGAACTTGGCGCAGCGTCCCAAGGAACAGATTCAGGAGGCTCTGTCGTTGGTCGGCGAGTTGCTCCCTCCGCTTCCGCGTGATGGCGTCTTTGATCCTCGTGGCTACACCGAGAAGGCCTACCTCAAGCGCGTTGCCGCCAAAAAGCCATCTACACGTGAAGGCAACGCCTCTTCGGCTGCGACTCCTTTGCCTCCGTCACAAACTGACAGCGAGCAGGCGCCATCCGACGTTGCCGCTCCTGCTGCGACCGGCTCCGCTCGTCCAGCATCTTCGCGCTCCAGCTCCACACGCAGCAAAGCGTCTCGCACCAAGTCCGAGAAGGAGGTGGCGCGTGAGGCTGCTCAAGGCAAAcgcgtcgagatgctgcaATCCCGCACCGACCTTGTCAAGCGTTTTGCCCACCTCGTTCTGCCCACATTGGTCGAGGTCTACGCTGCCAGCGTTGCGCTCCACGTCCGTCACAAGGCAATCAACGGCATTCTCAAAATCATCAGCTTCGTCGACCCCGATTCGCTCGAAgaggcgctcgacaaggtgcCGCTCGCCAGTTTCCTGGCCGCCATCCTCTCGTCGCGCGACCATCCGACGTTGGTCAATGGCGCACTCCAAatcgttgagctgctcaccGAAAAACTTCCCTCTGTTTACACACCGCTGCTCCGACGCGAAGGTGTCATGTGGGAGATCGACGACATTGCATCCCAGAAGCCCTCGGCTCGCCCAGCAAACGTCGAGAAGTCGACAGGCGCTACAGCCGACACTGAGCAAAGCACCACTGCTCAGCCTTACACTCTGTCCCGCTCTGGCGCGGACCCTTCAGTTGTCGATGCCGCCCTAGACGCTGCCGGTATGAGCTTGTCTTCGAGCTCTGCCTTGGCTCGTCTCATCGCGGCCACCCAAGGCTCGAGCCAAACAGTCCTTacgctcgactcgcacGGCAACCGCGTttcgtcgtcttcttcaTCGGCTTCTGCTTTCAATGCGCAAAGCTCGACCGAAGCGACAGACGCCGGCATCTGGCGAGCTCGTGTCTTGCGCGACAAATTCTCGGCGGAGGCCAGCTCTTCGGACGGTGCGCAGAGTGCAGCTCAGGCGCTTGATCACATCAAGGACCTCGTCAAGCGTCTTtatgctgctgctgccgaagGCAAAGAGACtgacgctcaagacgtGCTTCAACAAGTCGCCTCGTTGTTTTCTCGCAGCCAGGATCCGATCTCGAGTTTCGAATTGCTTAGATCCGGCTTGGTTGAGTCCCTCTATTCGTTTGCTACCCTCAGCGAAGGAGACATCCCCTTGCAACGCAGGCGTTCGCTGCTCTTCGCATCGTTGATGGACACGGACGCCAAAACAGGCCAAAACGGCGCTTCTGTCCTGATTAGGAGGCTGCAAGAAGCACTCAGCCGTCTGGAAAATGTTGAAATCATCACCGCGCTCAGCGGTGGCAGTGACGACATGCGAAGAACTCCAAGTGCTATGCTTGGCCGTCAGCTGCGACTGCGTTTGCAGGCAGAGGATTCGACCGATATTCCGCGTAGCTGCAACAATATCATTGTCACGATTCATGCCGTTGCTACTTTCCAGTCCTTGAGCGACTATCTGCGACCCAAGATTGCCGTCTCGCTTggtgcatctgcatcaGGATCcggctctggctctggccCTGGCCCCGGCGCTGCAGGCTCGTCTGCCTCATCGCGACTTTCGTCCGttcttgctgcttttgCGGCTGCAACTGGGTCGGGTGGCTTTCCCGAGCTtagcggcggcagcagcagcagcagcggtaaGGACGCCCATGCCTCCAGCTCAACCGACAAGACAGcggtcgacgaggctgaTACAGAAGCaggcagctcgagcaggacGGGCGACGCACCTGCCGGTAAGGCCGGCAAGTGCAAGGACAACAGTAGCGGCAAGAcagagcagaagcagaatGGAGCTTCCAGCTCTTCCACAGTCGGCAAGGAACAAGAAGCGGAAGCTCGTGAACAAGCTCGCGCCGTCGCTCGACACCTCTTTGGCGAGGGGGCATTTCCCTCTGCTGCAACTGACGCCGACGGAACGGCCAACAACGATGGCAATGCCAACATAGCGGGCGATAACCGACGATCCGATGAGGAGCTTGCCCGTTCGCTTATGGAAGGTCTGCTTCAGGGTGCCGAgtttgacgacgatgaaggcttcaccgacgacgaaggCTTTGACGAGGAGATCCTTCAGAGCGAAATCCCGTCCGACGGTGCCGGCGGTGCAGCTGATGGCCTAGCAACCGCCAACCAAATCGACATTGGAGACAAGACGGTCAATCTCGACGTTGAAAAGGAAGGCGGAAAGATTGTGGCCAAGACGCCAGAGGGCACTCGGATTGCGACGCCCAGCCATGGTGCCAGCACTCCGAAAGCCGCCGATGGCGTTGGTACCGGCACTGCTGCATCGGGCTCGTCGACTGCAAGCCCGACCAAGCCATCGTCGTACGCGTCGGCGCTGCAGAAGAAGCCTTCAGATTGGCATCTCGAGTTTTCAATCGGCTCGGAAAAGCTCAGCGTTGACACGACCATCTACGGAGCAGTGCATCGATTTGAGAGCGCGCAGGCGCGAAGCCAAAATCAGAGCTCTTCTGCCAATGCGGTCTCATCGCTGTACAGCGGGAGCAGACACATCTGGAGCAACGTATACACGGTCCGATACAAGAAGGTACCAGGTGCCTCCGCCAAGCCCGCTGCGGAACCGACGCCCGAGCCCGCATCGGCCGAGAACGCCTCGGTGGAGCTGCCTGGCTCGATCAAGGAAGATGCGCCGtacgccaagctgcttcagcTGCTTGCGGTACTGCACTCGCTCAACATGGAATGGCGAGAGGCTTCGCGTGCAGGCGTGAATGGCACCGGTGCGGGCATCAATGACAAGACTATGCACGCTCTGTCGGCGACGTCTGCGCTAGCCGAGTCGGTTTTCGTCAACAACAAGCTCACCGCCAAGCTCAAtcgccagctcgaggagCCTATGATTGTCGCGTCCGCTTGCTTgccagcttggtcgacgGACCTTCCTAAATTCTTCCCGTTCCTGTTCCCCTTCGAGGCGCGCTTCGCTTTCCTGCAGTCGACGTCGTTCGGCTACGCACGTCTGCTGACTCGATGGCAGGCGCTGCATAGTCGCAGCCAGGAGCCGggcagcaccagctcgtcgcgaCTGGACGACTCGTTTGGCTTCCTCGGTCGGTTGCAGCGACAAAAGGTGCGCATCTCGCGAGGCAACCTGCTCGCCTCGGCGTTCAAGGTGTTTGAGCTGTACGGATCCAACTCGTCGGTGCTGGAAGTCGAGTACTTTGAAGAGGTTGGGACAGGCCTGGGCCCAACGCTCGAGTTTTACTCGCTCGTGTCCAAAGAATTTGCCCGTCGCGATCTCAAGCTGTGGCGTGACAGCCGTGCTGGTGGGTcggatgcggatggcaGTGCATATGTATTCAGTCCGCTGGGTCTGTTCCCAGCTCCGTTGCTGGCGGACGACGCGAAGGACGATGACAGTGACGATGCAGGATCGGTGCAGAAGCGTCTGCAGGCGTTCCGCATCCTGGGCCAGTTTGTCGCCAAGGCTCTGCTCGACTCGCGCATCATCGACTGCAATTTTTCGCCCGTATTCCTGCGTGCGGTGTTGAACCAGCATGTGGCGCCTACGCTGGCAACCCTGTCGCGCGTTGACGCTACACTAGCTAGATCGCTGTCAGCGATGCGCAAGATGTCAGCGGGTGAGATAGAGTCGCTCGGGCTCGATTTCACCCTGCCCGGCTAtgagtcgatcgagctgcACGCTTGCGGTCGAGACGAAAACGTCACAAGCGCCAACGTGGAGCGCTACATCTCCGAGGTGCTCGACATGACGCTGCACAAGGGCATCCGTGCCGCTGTACGCGCGTTCCGCCAAGGCTTCAACTTGATCTTCCCCATCTCGgccatgtcgagcttcaCAGCGGATGAGCTTGTGATGCTGTTTGGCAATACAGAGGAAGACTGGAGCGAGACGACGCTGGTGGCAAGTGTCAAACCGGACCACGGACTGAACGCCGACTCGCCCACGTTCCGCGACATTGTGGCCATCATGGCGTCATTCGATGTGGATCAGCGACGCGAGTTCCTGCAGTGGCTCACTGGTTCGCCCAAGCTGCCTATTGGAGGCTTTTCTGGCCTACACCCGCAACTGACGATTGTCAAGCGTCCGCACGAGGCGCCATTGACGCCGGATGACTACCTGCCGAGTGTGATGACTTGTGTCAACTATCTCAAGATGCCCAACTACTCGTCGCGCGACAAAATGCGCGAACGTCTGCAGACGGCCATGAAGGAGGGCTCGACCAGCTTTCACCTATCCTAG